From the genome of Wolbachia endosymbiont (group B) of Parapoynx stratiotata, one region includes:
- the ubiE gene encoding bifunctional demethylmenaquinone methyltransferase/2-methoxy-6-polyprenyl-1,4-benzoquinol methylase UbiE: protein MDKSQLVKEVFDSVANRYDIMNDIMSLGMHRLWKEKMVSSVHFKNHSKVLDIAGGTGDIAIRIARGEPSTQVTVCDINQNMLDKGRDKAINSNQLNFNWVCANAESLPFEDSEFDYYTVAFGIRNFSDRKKALSEAYRVLKQNGQFVCLEFAPMHYQNEIFTKFYDLYSFKVIPKIGSIVAKDKGSYEYLVKSIREFPTQTNFKMEIEEIGFKNVEFYNMSYGIVALHIGTK from the coding sequence ATGGATAAATCACAATTAGTTAAAGAGGTTTTCGATTCTGTAGCAAATCGCTACGACATTATGAATGATATAATGAGCCTTGGAATGCACAGGCTATGGAAAGAGAAGATGGTAAGTAGTGTGCATTTTAAAAATCACTCCAAGGTTTTGGATATTGCTGGAGGAACCGGAGATATAGCTATAAGAATAGCAAGAGGTGAACCAAGTACTCAAGTTACAGTATGTGATATAAATCAAAACATGCTGGACAAAGGGCGTGATAAAGCTATAAATTCAAATCAGCTAAATTTCAATTGGGTATGTGCAAATGCAGAGAGCTTACCATTTGAAGATTCCGAATTTGATTATTATACAGTAGCTTTTGGTATTCGAAACTTTTCTGACCGTAAAAAGGCTTTAAGTGAAGCATATAGGGTATTGAAGCAAAATGGACAATTTGTCTGCTTGGAATTTGCCCCTATGCATTATCAAAATGAGATATTCACCAAATTTTATGACTTATACTCATTTAAAGTAATTCCTAAAATTGGTAGCATAGTTGCTAAAGATAAGGGTTCTTATGAATATTTAGTGAAAAGCATCAGAGAATTTCCAACTCAAACTAATTTTAAAATGGAAATTGAAGAGATAGGCTTTAAGAATGTTGAGTTCTATAATATGAGCTATGGAATAGTAGCATTACATATTGGAACAAAATGA
- a CDS encoding ankyrin repeat domain-containing protein, which produces MNYSIRNIDAALLDAAKRGDLNEAKRLITEEADVNAYDGSQGNSLYWAVKNNHSDIAKVLLDNGADFIAYDSSRERHVLNKYKEVKAEHCKVSLHLAARLGDLKAVEDLLKKEANVNTKNDKGQTPLDLAKTEEIKNLLQSIKDANDKLLEAAKSGNIDDVENLLNREEKVQVNAENEFEETPLHLSAQNGHKDVVEFLLSKGAKIDAKNEFEETPLHLAAQNGHKGVVEFLLSKGAKVDAKSDDLNTPLHFAAKYGHKDVVEFLLSKGAKVDVKNEFEETPLHFAAKSRYKDTERIVEFLLDKGADVNAQNNAGETPLHLILQKIDLDIDTDKFYTLLNKKGINVNLTDKNKETPLHFFFKKKAMEIPELDDLLKVESINVNLQNIDGKTPLHLVIEKNNWNTLPNVSWSREKMVDILIEMKANVNAVDKDERTPLHWAAGYGRKEIVKALINAEANVNAQDKYGKTPLDLASTEEIKTLLLKPPKKIDDSIASKDNEVGQEEDVGQEGNVQPVTQEQDPKEEQQEISAEEESDVKIGAADNGHSIDITLTQNGVSPRSESSTNEEQPSSFFSNLFSILMKPFSLIGGNVQKSVSNRKKSNKLI; this is translated from the coding sequence ATGAATTATTCAATCAGAAATATAGATGCTGCTTTACTTGATGCTGCTAAAAGAGGTGATCTTAATGAAGCAAAGCGCCTAATAACTGAAGAAGCTGATGTTAATGCATATGATGGATCTCAAGGTAATTCTCTATATTGGGCTGTTAAAAATAATCATTCTGATATAGCAAAAGTTCTATTAGATAATGGAGCAGATTTTATTGCTTATGACTCTTCTCGAGAACGCCACGTGTTAAATAAATACAAAGAAGTAAAAGCTGAGCATTGTAAGGTTTCTCTACATCTGGCTGCCAGACTTGGCGACTTGAAAGCAGTAGAAGACCTATTAAAGAAAGAAGCAAATGTTAATACAAAAAATGATAAAGGACAGACTCCTTTAGATTTAGCTAAGACAGAAGAAATAAAAAATCTATTACAAAGCATAAAAGATGCCAATGACAAATTGCTTGAAGCTGCTAAAAGCGGTAATATTGATGATGTAGAAAATCTGTTAAATAGAGAAGAAAAAGTACAGGTTAACGCAGAAAATGAATTTGAAGAGACCCCTCTACACTTATCTGCTCAAAATGGACATAAAGACGTAGTGGAATTTCTACTCAGCAAAGGAGCAAAAATTGATGCAAAAAATGAATTTGAAGAGACTCCTCTACATTTGGCTGCTCAAAATGGACATAAAGGTGTAGTAGAATTTCTACTCAGCAAAGGAGCAAAGGTTGATGCAAAAAGTGATGATCTAAATACCCCTTTACATTTTGCTGCTAAATATGGACATAAAGACGTAGTGGAATTTCTACTCAGCAAAGGAGCAAAGGTTGATGTAAAAAATGAATTTGAAGAGACTCCTCTGCATTTTGCTGCTAAAAGTAGATATAAAGATACAGAAAGGATAGTAGAATTTCTACTTGATAAAGGAGCAGACGTTAATGCACAAAATAATGCAGGAGAAACCCCTTTACATTTAATTCTTCAAAAAATAGACCTAGATATAGATACAGATAAATTCTACACTCTACTGAACAAAAAAGGCATCAATGTTAATCTAACAGATAAAAATAAAGAGACTCCTTTGCATTTTTTTTTTAAAAAGAAAGCGATGGAGATACCTGAATTGGACGATCTACTGAAAGTAGAAAGTATCAATGTTAATTTACAAAATATAGATGGAAAGACTCCTTTACACCTGGTAATTGAAAAAAACAACTGGAATACATTACCTAATGTATCGTGGAGCCGTGAAAAGATGGTCGATATTCTAATAGAAATGAAGGCAAATGTTAATGCAGTAGATAAGGATGAGAGGACTCCTTTACATTGGGCTGCAGGATATGGTAGAAAAGAGATAGTAAAAGCTCTAATAAACGCAGAAGCAAATGTTAATGCACAAGATAAATATGGAAAGACTCCTTTAGATTTAGCTAGCACAGAAGAAATAAAAACTCTATTACTAAAACCCCCCAAAAAAATTGATGACAGTATAGCATCAAAAGATAATGAAGTAGGTCAAGAGGAAGATGTTGGACAAGAAGGTAATGTCCAACCAGTTACACAAGAGCAAGACCCAAAGGAAGAACAACAGGAGATCAGTGCAGAAGAAGAAAGTGATGTAAAAATTGGAGCTGCTGATAACGGACATTCTATTGACATAACACTTACACAAAATGGTGTTAGTCCACGAAGTGAATCATCAACAAATGAAGAACAGCCAAGCTCTTTTTTTAGTAACTTGTTTAGTATACTTATGAAGCCTTTTTCTTTAATAGGGGGGAACGTTCAAAAAAGTGTGTCAAACCGAAAAAAAAGTAATAAATTGATATAA
- a CDS encoding IS256 family transposase, producing MGQANRTTGLVDYKELETNILSSIREGRPLTGRDGALTPFIKRLLEASLEGEIESHMSAKSEENNRRNGRNAKTLRTSSGSFELLTPRDREGSFEPQIVKKRQTSLHPELEAKVLSTYASGMGYRDIASHVEEIYDHKISAAEISSITDKLLPVINEWRSRPLQSVYPIVFMDGMFFKVKEDGHCISKCMYNILGINQNGRKEVLGFYLAESEGANFWLGVLNDLKERGVEDILIACIDGLKSFPAAINSVFPKAEVQLCIVHQIRNSLKYVSSKDVKVFMNDLKKIYRASSKEIAENYLLELEEKWGEKYPLVIKSWQNNWENLSSYFKYSGQVRKLIYTTNPIEGLHRQIRKFTKTKGSFTSTNALYKQVYCAIKKVEQKWIMALPNWALTMSQLDIFFPDRLKIELN from the coding sequence ATGGGTCAAGCAAATAGAACTACTGGTTTGGTAGATTATAAAGAATTAGAAACAAATATCCTGTCATCTATACGAGAAGGAAGACCATTGACAGGAAGAGATGGAGCATTAACACCGTTTATAAAAAGGTTGCTAGAGGCAAGTCTGGAAGGTGAAATAGAAAGCCACATGTCAGCTAAAAGTGAAGAAAATAACCGAAGAAATGGAAGGAATGCAAAAACTTTACGTACAAGTTCAGGCTCATTTGAACTATTAACACCAAGAGACAGAGAAGGAAGCTTTGAACCGCAAATAGTCAAAAAAAGGCAAACAAGCCTACATCCAGAACTTGAAGCAAAGGTCTTAAGCACATATGCCAGTGGCATGGGATACAGAGATATAGCTTCACATGTTGAGGAAATATATGACCACAAAATATCAGCAGCAGAGATATCCAGTATTACTGATAAACTGCTACCAGTAATCAATGAATGGCGCAGCCGCCCACTGCAATCAGTGTATCCAATAGTGTTTATGGATGGCATGTTCTTTAAGGTCAAGGAGGACGGACATTGTATAAGTAAATGCATGTATAATATATTGGGCATAAATCAAAATGGCAGAAAAGAAGTATTAGGTTTTTATTTGGCTGAAAGTGAAGGAGCTAACTTCTGGTTGGGAGTTCTAAATGACCTAAAAGAGCGAGGAGTAGAAGATATTCTAATTGCCTGCATTGATGGGCTAAAAAGCTTTCCTGCGGCTATAAATAGTGTGTTTCCTAAGGCAGAAGTACAGCTATGTATAGTGCATCAGATAAGGAATTCACTGAAATATGTATCTAGCAAAGATGTAAAAGTTTTCATGAATGATTTGAAAAAAATATATCGTGCTTCAAGTAAAGAGATCGCTGAGAATTATCTGCTTGAGCTGGAAGAAAAATGGGGAGAGAAGTATCCTTTAGTTATAAAATCCTGGCAGAACAATTGGGAAAACTTATCCAGTTATTTTAAGTATTCTGGGCAAGTTAGGAAGCTGATTTACACCACCAATCCAATTGAGGGGTTGCATAGACAAATCAGGAAATTTACTAAAACTAAGGGTTCATTTACTAGTACAAATGCCTTGTACAAACAGGTATATTGTGCTATAAAAAAGGTAGAGCAAAAGTGGATTATGGCTCTCCCTAATTGGGCTTTAACTATGTCTCAACTTGATATTTTCTTTCCAGATAGATTGAAAATTGAGTTGAACTAA
- a CDS encoding Ulp1 family isopeptidase, with translation MSNGDGLIRSLVDGDLEGFRQGFESFLDQCPSFLYHVSAGRFLPVFFFSMFSTAHDANILNANERVYFRFDNHGVNPRNGENRNTANLKVAVYRDGQQVVRCYSISDRPNSDGLRFSTRERNALVQEIRRQNPNLREEDLNFEQYKVCMHGKGKSQGEAIATVFEVIREKDRQGRDKFAKYSASEINLIRRLLGDHRLTIKEIEGRHLNQNQRRQLGRLVNFAQVAQGQQGIDNFMEMLASDRRQDVRDRIRREILPYITDIYNNYRQVLENNIENRNQRFEGHGFLLGFLANFSHRYTIGIDLDLSPRNTHVAFLVRHQAERENIPIVINLAIFDTPSDVTLNCAIGYAGRLHTSSFIPIHTESRNTVCVGLNFNLDLDPFSVDTVELQQDRFPLVQRLFECLENEGIRENVRDFLLHHLPAEIPRNAENYNRIFDCITGFAFGSSAFDRHPLELEEEDEAPITKYIFRHGDEGLRCLTMVFHAEGSDIVILHIRAHDAQQQGAINLQTLNVNGNDVHVWEVSCTLNNQLELDIDLPNDLGLYHDYQNNNANNFLAGDLVQVPNTENVHNTLNQVVNDGWKNIAQHRGLFQEISGALMPLVDTINVNSEDKFRSILHGTFYASDNPYKVLAMYKVGQTYSLKRGQEEEGERVILTRITEQRLDLLLLRQPRENDLDTHPIGYVLRLANNAEEVGQQQNDARQEIGRLKKQHRGFIPITSGNEVVLFPIVFNRDAREAGNLILFPEGIGREEYVHKLDRHVRGSRPGGLVGPESVIDENPPEGLLSDQTRENFRRFYEEKAPGQNSIFLLDIGDNLHVPFSYLQGTRAQVIETLKSRIRGGGTPTAQGILQQINAILRRNNAREIEDVHDLLALDFATDNQNYRYWLQTHDMFFAAQQYTFYDDRSNPTNNRHDFTITSVGVDGNQNDPTGRGLLSSHIANFKQKVDSGEKDRLIAIINVGNRHWVTLVIVHQNGNYYGYYADSLGPDSGIDNNIRGALRECDINDDNVHNVSVHQQTDGHNCGIWVYENARDINQAIDQALQGNNNFGEKGEGIIGYIRGLLSVGIGNDTRQSQRNEQYFKNRRRNISQLFQNDPLSSPRGRLIQDHPGIQHEIDPLLLQFLGLQYPQRGGGGALQLGGERVISIDFGNPQSALDKIDGVSRVYNHSNSRGSR, from the coding sequence ATGAGTAATGGTGATGGACTTATTAGGAGTTTGGTGGATGGAGATCTTGAAGGATTCAGACAAGGATTTGAATCTTTTTTAGATCAATGTCCATCTTTCTTGTATCATGTAAGTGCAGGTCGTTTCCTTCCTGTATTCTTTTTTAGTATGTTTTCTACTGCACATGATGCTAATATCTTAAATGCAAATGAGAGAGTCTATTTTCGTTTTGATAACCATGGTGTTAATCCACGTAATGGTGAAAATCGAAATACGGCAAACCTAAAAGTTGCTGTTTATCGTGACGGACAGCAAGTTGTCAGATGCTACAGTATTTCTGATCGTCCTAATAGTGATGGGTTGAGGTTCAGTACAAGGGAGAGAAATGCTCTAGTACAAGAGATTAGACGGCAAAATCCAAATTTAAGGGAAGAAGACCTAAATTTTGAGCAATACAAAGTATGCATGCACGGAAAGGGCAAGAGTCAGGGAGAGGCAATTGCAACGGTATTCGAGGTAATTCGTGAAAAAGATCGTCAAGGTAGGGATAAATTTGCCAAATATTCAGCATCTGAAATCAATCTTATTAGACGGCTCTTAGGAGATCACAGACTAACAATTAAGGAAATAGAAGGAAGACACCTCAATCAAAATCAGCGTAGACAACTTGGTAGGTTGGTCAATTTTGCGCAAGTAGCACAGGGTCAACAAGGAATTGATAATTTTATGGAAATGCTAGCGAGTGATAGAAGACAAGATGTAAGAGATAGAATACGCAGAGAAATTTTGCCATACATAACTGACATCTATAATAATTACAGACAAGTACTGGAAAATAATATTGAAAATCGCAATCAAAGATTTGAGGGTCACGGGTTTTTATTAGGTTTCTTAGCAAATTTTAGTCATCGCTACACAATAGGCATCGATCTTGATTTATCTCCTAGAAACACACATGTTGCATTTCTTGTACGTCATCAAGCAGAAAGAGAAAATATTCCTATTGTTATTAATCTTGCTATATTTGACACACCGTCAGATGTTACATTAAACTGTGCCATAGGCTACGCTGGAAGGTTACACACTTCTTCATTTATACCTATCCATACTGAATCAAGAAATACTGTCTGTGTTGGATTAAATTTTAATTTAGATCTAGATCCTTTTAGTGTTGATACAGTAGAACTTCAACAGGATAGATTTCCTTTAGTACAAAGATTATTTGAGTGTTTGGAGAATGAAGGCATTAGAGAAAATGTTAGAGATTTCTTGCTTCACCATCTTCCTGCTGAAATACCAAGAAATGCAGAGAATTATAATAGAATATTTGATTGCATAACTGGCTTTGCTTTTGGAAGTAGTGCTTTTGATAGGCACCCTTTAGAACTAGAAGAGGAAGACGAAGCACCTATAACAAAGTACATATTTAGACATGGTGATGAGGGTTTAAGATGTTTAACTATGGTCTTTCATGCTGAAGGTTCTGATATAGTTATACTTCATATTAGAGCTCACGATGCGCAACAACAAGGAGCCATCAATTTACAGACTCTTAATGTTAATGGAAATGATGTTCATGTGTGGGAAGTTTCATGCACACTTAATAATCAACTTGAACTAGATATTGATCTACCAAATGACCTTGGTTTATATCACGATTACCAAAATAATAATGCAAATAATTTTCTTGCTGGTGATCTTGTACAAGTGCCCAATACTGAAAATGTACATAATACTTTAAATCAAGTTGTGAATGATGGCTGGAAAAATATAGCTCAGCATAGAGGATTATTTCAAGAGATCTCTGGAGCATTGATGCCGCTTGTGGATACAATAAATGTTAATAGTGAGGATAAGTTCCGTTCTATACTACATGGTACATTTTATGCTAGTGATAATCCTTATAAAGTGCTTGCTATGTATAAAGTTGGTCAAACATATAGTTTAAAAAGGGGGCAGGAAGAAGAAGGAGAAAGGGTAATACTCACAAGAATTACAGAACAGAGATTAGATCTTTTATTATTAAGACAACCTAGAGAGAATGACCTAGATACTCACCCAATTGGATATGTGTTAAGACTTGCTAATAATGCAGAAGAAGTAGGACAACAGCAAAATGATGCGAGACAAGAAATCGGAAGACTTAAGAAACAACACAGAGGATTTATACCTATTACTTCTGGAAATGAGGTGGTTTTGTTTCCTATTGTGTTTAATAGAGATGCACGCGAAGCAGGTAATCTTATACTTTTCCCAGAAGGGATAGGAAGAGAAGAGTATGTACACAAGCTTGATCGTCATGTTCGCGGTTCAAGACCAGGAGGATTAGTGGGACCTGAAAGTGTTATTGATGAGAATCCACCAGAAGGTCTATTATCAGATCAGACTCGTGAAAACTTTAGGCGTTTTTACGAAGAAAAAGCACCAGGACAAAATTCGATTTTTTTGCTTGATATAGGCGACAATCTACATGTTCCGTTTAGTTACTTGCAAGGTACTAGAGCACAGGTAATAGAAACATTAAAGTCAAGAATAAGGGGAGGTGGTACTCCTACAGCACAAGGAATATTACAACAAATAAATGCTATCCTTCGTAGAAACAACGCTCGTGAGATAGAAGATGTGCATGATCTACTTGCACTAGACTTTGCAACAGATAATCAAAATTATCGTTATTGGCTACAAACTCATGACATGTTTTTCGCTGCACAACAATATACTTTCTATGATGATCGATCTAATCCAACTAATAATCGTCATGATTTTACAATAACTTCAGTAGGAGTCGATGGAAATCAAAATGATCCAACAGGTAGGGGCTTATTAAGTAGTCACATAGCTAACTTTAAACAAAAAGTAGATTCGGGTGAAAAAGATAGATTAATTGCTATTATTAATGTAGGTAATCGTCATTGGGTTACATTAGTTATTGTACACCAAAATGGAAATTATTATGGGTATTATGCTGATTCACTTGGTCCAGATAGTGGTATTGACAATAATATTCGAGGAGCTTTAAGAGAATGTGATATTAACGATGATAATGTCCATAATGTTTCCGTTCATCAGCAAACAGATGGCCATAATTGTGGCATATGGGTATACGAAAATGCTAGGGATATTAACCAAGCTATTGATCAAGCTTTACAGGGAAATAATAACTTTGGAGAGAAAGGTGAGGGTATTATAGGTTATATACGTGGTCTTCTTAGTGTAGGCATTGGAAATGACACTAGACAATCTCAAAGAAATGAACAATACTTTAAAAATCGGAGAAGAAATATTTCACAATTATTCCAAAATGATCCTCTATCTTCTCCTAGGGGTAGACTGATTCAAGATCATCCAGGAATTCAACATGAAATTGATCCATTACTATTACAATTTTTAGGACTCCAATACCCACAGCGTGGAGGTGGAGGAGCATTACAATTAGGCGGAGAAAGAGTGATATCAATTGATTTTGGTAACCCGCAGTCTGCATTAGATAAAATTGATGGAGTGAGTAGAGTTTATAACCATAGCAATAGTAGAGGTAGTAGGTAG
- a CDS encoding cytoplasmic incompatibility factor CifA codes for MSKKLQEAIKHPDPAVVAGRKSAIKRWVGVLQDNFMEHIKYFKGDKLKFLHNVFQDEGCWSGVRLDNAALGQSFTEEKIGGIDNPLRKYEMACSYCVVDKIHPLFQKRFESYRNKFPPGAFDGKTETEIGKYVRNSLLDSIKRKGPVFDFWIDRESGELKKYDAVEGFDSAVKLKWSEGVEYFYNQLEEKDKEKKLTEAILALSRVQSVEKDAPILDFCVNKIVDKDTLLQKLSQKDKGVYSLFAELIESCFFDTVHDLVQCWCYKEVSARGDCSDKIFSQRDYELFLSSLSDVMLKNPESNVQARSLIMEFWECGSLYQYRKAAVNTSNYTVPTSGVFAELIVNWRREDIYKTDEEKEIEKKEILDMMSFAKDCFPEKFELFKKLIIRDLRLCGREGKRVNVDYGLFAEELFSELEKTILPPGPVGDGPCSNLRSRSKAHGSKKTTLPVDDSPQSELGTPSVSGVSSYKKKSVFTLSGNK; via the coding sequence ATGTCCAAAAAATTACAGGAAGCTATTAAACATCCAGATCCAGCAGTTGTTGCCGGGAGGAAGTCAGCTATCAAGAGATGGGTGGGAGTCCTTCAAGATAACTTTATGGAGCACATAAAATACTTTAAGGGTGATAAGTTGAAGTTTTTGCACAATGTATTTCAAGATGAAGGTTGCTGGTCAGGTGTAAGGTTGGATAATGCTGCTTTAGGTCAAAGTTTTACTGAAGAAAAAATAGGTGGAATAGATAATCCACTTCGCAAATATGAGATGGCTTGTAGTTACTGTGTAGTGGATAAAATTCATCCTCTCTTTCAAAAAAGATTTGAATCTTATAGGAACAAGTTTCCTCCTGGTGCATTTGATGGTAAAACTGAAACTGAAATTGGCAAATACGTACGAAACTCGTTACTAGATAGCATAAAGAGGAAAGGTCCTGTATTTGATTTCTGGATCGATAGAGAATCTGGGGAATTAAAGAAGTATGATGCAGTAGAAGGTTTTGACAGTGCTGTAAAACTTAAGTGGAGCGAAGGGGTAGAGTATTTTTATAATCAGTTAGAGGAAAAAGATAAGGAAAAGAAGCTCACAGAAGCTATTCTTGCTCTTTCTCGCGTTCAATCTGTTGAGAAAGACGCCCCTATTTTAGATTTTTGTGTAAATAAGATAGTCGATAAAGATACTCTTTTACAGAAATTATCACAGAAAGATAAAGGAGTATATTCCCTTTTTGCTGAATTAATAGAGTCATGTTTTTTTGATACGGTTCATGATTTGGTACAGTGCTGGTGTTATAAAGAAGTTTCAGCAAGAGGAGACTGTTCGGACAAAATATTCTCACAGCGAGACTATGAGCTTTTTCTTTCCTCTCTTTCAGATGTGATGTTGAAAAATCCTGAATCAAATGTTCAAGCTAGATCTCTTATTATGGAATTTTGGGAATGTGGTAGCTTGTATCAATACAGAAAAGCTGCTGTTAATACTTCTAATTATACAGTTCCTACAAGTGGTGTATTTGCAGAGTTAATAGTCAATTGGAGACGAGAAGACATTTATAAGACTGATGAAGAAAAAGAAATAGAGAAAAAAGAAATATTAGATATGATGTCATTTGCCAAAGATTGCTTTCCTGAAAAGTTTGAGCTCTTTAAAAAACTAATAATAAGAGACCTTAGATTATGCGGTAGGGAAGGTAAAAGAGTAAATGTAGATTACGGTCTGTTTGCAGAAGAATTATTCTCTGAGTTAGAGAAAACAATTTTACCACCTGGTCCTGTAGGTGATGGTCCTTGCAGTAATTTGCGATCACGATCTAAAGCTCATGGTAGTAAGAAAACAACTTTGCCAGTTGATGATAGTCCGCAGTCTGAGCTTGGAACTCCTAGTGTAAGTGGTGTTTCTTCTTATAAGAAAAAAAGCGTCTTTACGCTTAGTGGTAATAAGTAA
- a CDS encoding Rpn family recombination-promoting nuclease/putative transposase, translating into MALSKFLDPKNDVAFRRIFGTEKNKDILIHFLNDILGFTGKNEIKDIEFLSTIQDPDIASKKQSIVDVLCRDSTGVQWIIEMQVAKTKGFEKRAQYYAAKAYSRQADKGDQYQDLKEIIFIAIADCILFPDKSEYKSKHTIRDEDTNERDLKDFYFIFIELPKFPKTKEDQLSSIVEKWVYFFRYADETSEEELERIIGSDLIIKRAYEELNRFNWSEKEFIAYEQEIKRIRDEQAVLAQKLDDATQKGRQEGRQEGIQIGHEKGRKAEKIEVAKNLLKAGVSIDIITQTTGLSVDYIEKIQEKKF; encoded by the coding sequence ATGGCTCTCTCGAAGTTTCTGGATCCCAAGAATGATGTCGCATTTCGCCGTATCTTTGGCACTGAAAAGAATAAAGACATCCTCATTCACTTTCTCAATGATATTCTGGGTTTTACTGGCAAAAATGAAATAAAGGATATAGAGTTTTTAAGTACTATTCAAGACCCTGATATTGCCTCTAAAAAGCAAAGCATTGTTGATGTATTATGTAGAGATTCCACGGGGGTGCAATGGATTATTGAAATGCAGGTCGCTAAAACCAAAGGCTTCGAGAAACGTGCCCAATACTATGCTGCTAAAGCCTATTCAAGACAAGCCGATAAAGGTGATCAATACCAGGACCTTAAGGAAATTATCTTTATTGCTATAGCAGATTGTATTTTATTTCCTGATAAGTCTGAGTACAAATCAAAGCATACTATTCGCGATGAAGATACTAATGAACGTGATCTAAAAGATTTTTACTTTATATTTATTGAGTTGCCTAAATTTCCAAAAACAAAAGAAGATCAGCTTTCAAGTATAGTTGAAAAATGGGTCTACTTCTTTAGATATGCAGATGAAACTAGTGAAGAAGAGCTAGAGAGAATAATAGGAAGTGATCTAATAATTAAAAGAGCGTATGAAGAATTAAATAGGTTCAACTGGTCAGAAAAAGAATTTATAGCCTATGAACAAGAGATAAAGCGTATTCGTGATGAACAGGCTGTCCTCGCTCAAAAACTCGATGATGCCACTCAAAAAGGTAGACAAGAAGGTAGACAAGAAGGCATCCAAATCGGCCATGAAAAAGGCAGAAAAGCAGAGAAAATTGAGGTTGCAAAGAATCTACTTAAAGCAGGAGTTTCTATTGACATTATAACTCAAACTACTGGTCTTTCTGTTGATTATATTGAGAAAATTCAAGAAAAGAAGTTTTAG
- a CDS encoding helix-turn-helix domain-containing protein — translation MANISIRYQIAQKVRNWRLKRGYTQKDLAKKVSVTYQVVLQYEKGTRKISIEKLYAIAEILSIGIVDLIPVSNEKICLEDEGEEILNLVRKYKTINDQELRKVFYLLTKFTRVGEKSSKKAEKVKIAKGMVKAGISVDIVSQAIGLSANEYVEEKTGSIYYQIGKKIKEWRLVREYTQKDLAEKMDTTRDEISNYEQGRVAIPLEKLYAIAETLSISITDLLIEEDEIVESELPDLIKEYKKIESQELRYALIKSLFESIQICEEKVKRAEKMKIAKDLVKGGISTDIILQITGLSLGEIQQI, via the coding sequence ATGGCAAACATCTCAATAAGGTATCAGATAGCACAAAAAGTAAGGAACTGGAGGTTAAAGCGAGGATATACTCAAAAAGATTTAGCGAAGAAAGTCAGTGTAACGTATCAAGTAGTACTACAATATGAAAAAGGAACACGTAAAATTTCGATTGAAAAGTTGTATGCTATAGCAGAGATATTGTCGATTGGTATTGTAGACCTAATTCCTGTATCAAATGAAAAAATCTGTCTTGAAGATGAGGGAGAAGAAATATTAAATCTAGTAAGAAAATATAAAACGATTAATGATCAAGAGTTGCGCAAGGTGTTTTACTTGCTAACAAAATTTACCCGAGTTGGTGAGAAAAGTAGTAAAAAAGCAGAGAAGGTAAAAATTGCAAAGGGTATGGTTAAAGCAGGAATTTCTGTTGATATTGTTTCACAAGCAATTGGCCTCTCTGCTAATGAGTATGTTGAAGAAAAAACAGGTTCTATCTACTACCAAATAGGAAAAAAGATAAAAGAATGGAGGCTAGTGAGAGAGTATACTCAAAAGGATTTGGCTGAGAAAATGGATACAACACGTGATGAAATAAGCAACTATGAGCAAGGACGTGTGGCCATTCCACTGGAAAAATTATATGCAATAGCAGAAACATTATCAATTAGCATTACAGATCTGCTCATAGAGGAAGATGAGATAGTAGAAAGTGAGCTACCTGATTTAATAAAAGAATACAAAAAAATTGAGAGTCAAGAATTACGCTATGCGCTAATAAAATCTCTGTTTGAAAGCATACAAATTTGCGAAGAAAAAGTGAAAAGAGCAGAAAAGATGAAAATTGCAAAGGATTTAGTGAAAGGAGGAATTTCTACCGATATTATTTTGCAAATAACAGGCCTCTCTTTAGGCGAAATTCAACAGATTTAA